Proteins encoded in a region of the Anguilla anguilla isolate fAngAng1 chromosome 10, fAngAng1.pri, whole genome shotgun sequence genome:
- the LOC118206542 gene encoding proline-rich receptor-like protein kinase PERK2: protein MRDPLHGGLMYSGVDKCGDFELLFATALHWDEYLRGVAEMPPLVERNSSPSEPEPAVPPEPPALPVVPPQELSAQPRVLEKPHASPRAQESSPAQLGSLRLGSTFLSPAQPGSLQLRSTFLSPAQPRQPSPARPAVPLQELPARPAVPLQELPVRPAVPLQEPPALPGPSPPALPVGSQGPSSPALPAAPREQFPASPRALEKPHASSRALEKPHASSRAQESSPAQLGSLRLGS from the exons ATGAGGGACCCCCTCCACGGCGGGCTCATGTACTCTGGCGTGGACAAGTGCGGGGACTTCGAACTTCTGTTCGCTACGGCCCTGCACTGGGACGAGTACCTCCGGGGGGTTGCAGAAATGCCTCCTCTGGTAGAGAGGAACTCGTCGCCTAGCGAACCGGAGCCCGCCGTCCCGCCGGAGCCGCCCGCCCTGCCAGTTGTCCCTCCGCAGGAGTTGTCTGCTCAGCCCCGCGTCCTGGAGAAGCCTCACGCTTCTCCCCGCGCCCAGGAGAGTTCTCCTGCCCAGCTGGGTTCCCTACGGCTGGGGTCCACGTTCCTGTCTCcggcccagccgggttccctacagctgcgGTCCacgttcctgtcccctgcccagcccagacagcccagccctgctcggcccgccgtccctctgcag gagctgcctgctcggcccgccgtccctctgcaggagctgcctgtTCGGCCCGCCGTCCCTCTGCAGGagccgcctgctctgcct GGGCCttcgccgcctgctctgcctgtcgGCTCGCAGGGGCCTTCGTCGCCTGCTCTGCCCGCCGCTCCCCGGGAGCAGTTTCctgcttcgccccgcgcccTGGAGAAGCCTCACGCTTCGTCCCGCGCCCTGGAGAAGCCTCACGCTTCGTCCCGCGCCCAGGAGAGTTCTCCTGCCCAGCTGGGTTCCCTACGGCTggg